The DNA window TGCGTGCGTCGCGCTCGCCGCCGATCGCACCGGCACCGACATCGGCCTGATCGTCCAGTGCCCTGCCAGGGCCTTGGACAAGACGCTTAACCTCAAGGATATCCACCATGCAGTTGACCGATTTCAAGGCCCTCACCTTCGACTGCTACGGCACGTTGATCGACTGGGAATCGGGCATGATCGAAGGCCTGGCCGCGTTGACCGCCAAGGCATCCAGGGCCGGTCTGCAGCTCGGCCGCGACCAGATCCTGCAGGCCCACGCTCGCCACGAATCCACCCTGCAGCGCGACACCCCGGCCAAGCGCTACTGCGATTTGCTGGCGGTGGTGTACAAGCGCTTGGCCGACGAATGGGGTGTTGCGGTGTCGGTGGATGAGTGCGAACACTACGGGCGCTCGGTGCGCCACTGGCCGGCGTTCCCGGATTCGGCCGAGGCTCTGCAGTATCTGAAGAAGCACTACAAGCTGGTGATCCTCTCCAACGTCGACAACCGCTCCTTCAGCCATTCCAACGAGAAGCTGCAGGTCCAATTCGATGCGATCTACACCGCCGAGGACATCGGCTCGTACAAGCCGTCTCCGCGCAATTTCGCCTACATGCTCGAAAGCCTGGCCGAGCTCGGCTTGGGCAAGCAGGACATCCTGCATACCGCCGAGAGCCTGTACCACGACCACCAGCCGGCCAACGCCCACGGGCTCGCCAGCTGTTGGATCTACCGTCGCCACGCCCAGCAGGGTTACGGGGCGACCATGGACCCGGGCATCAAGCCCAAGACCGATTTCTGCTTCCACTCCATGGCCGACCTGGTGAAGGCGCACCAGCGGGCCCTGCGGTAAGGCGCAGAAGACCAAGACATCCGCCATGGACAAGCCACCCAAGCTCGACCGCATCGACATCAACATCCTGGCCGAACTGCAACGCAACGGGCGGGTCACCAACGCGGACCTGGCCGAGCGCGTCGGCCTGTCGGCCAGCCCGTGCCTGGCGCGGGTCAAGCGGCTGGAGCGCGCCGGCTACATCGCCGGCTATGGCGCGCGCCTGGATCTGGCCAAGCTGTTCCGGGTGCAGGTGGTCTACACCTCGGTGACGCTGGTCAATCACCGGCGCGAGGATTTCGACAAGTTCGAACACGGCCTGCGCAGCATCGACGAGCTCAACGAATGTCACCTGGTCAGCGGTGGCTTCGATTATCTGCTCAAGTTCGTGGTGCGCGACGTGGCCCACTACCAGGAGCTGATCGAGACCCTCCTGGACCGCAACATCGGCATCAGCAAGTATTTTTCCTACATCGTCATCAAGTCGCCGATCGTCAAGGTCGATGTCTCGATGAAGTCGCTGGTCTGAGCGCACCTGCGTTGGCGTTCAGGGCATGGACACCACGCGCCCCAGCGGTGACACCCCGGCCTCGTTGAACGCTTCCACCGACACCGAGTACCCGGGCTGCACGTTGAGCGCACGCAGCTCCAGCGTGGTGCCATGGTCGGTGAAGATCTGGTAGGACAGGGTGAGCCGATCGGGGCGCACGCCCCAGCGCACGTTGTAACCGATCGCACCGGGCACGGGGGTCCAGGCGATCGTCGCGTCGCGGCGGTCGTCATGGCGCGTGGCGGTGATGCCGGTGGGGGCGGCCGGCGGCGGGCCGTCGGCATTGCCAAACACGCGCAGCCCGCTGATGGCCAGGTGCGCGCCGCCGATGTGGCCATGCACGTAGCGGACGTAGCGGGTACGCACCGGCGTGTCGAGCTGCAGGTAGGCGTTCGGCCGGTCGCGGCGCGTGGCCGGGGCGTCGTCGATGCGCGCCAGCGGCGCCCAGTGCGTCCCGTCGTGCGACTGCTGCAGCTCGAAGCTGGTGTAGATGTCCGGCGCATCCACATAGCGCCCGGCCTGGTAGTCGGCGAAGTTCACCTGCACCGCGCGCACCGTCATCTCCGCGCCCAGGTCCACGCGCAGCGTCTGCCCGGTCTCGGTCCTGCCCGCCACCCAGAAGGTCCGCGCATCCTCGTCCGTGGCACGCCCCGCTTGGAACTCACCGAGCGTGGATGAGGCGAGCGCGGGCTTGCGCCAGGACAGCAGCATCCAGCCGGTGAACAGCGCTTCGGGATCATCGACTTTGTTGGTGGGCATCCAGTGCGGAAAGTCGCCGAAGCGGGTGGACACCGCCATCTGGCCATCGTCGTAGAAGCGCGCCGGATACATCCCGATGCGGCGCTCGAAAGTGCCATTGACCCCGATCCATGACGTGCCTGTGTTCCACCAGTTGCCGTGCGCATCTTCGAAGGTGGAGCCATGCCCCGCACCCACGACGAAGCCGCCGGGCTTGTAGGCGATCGGGTTGTACTCGGCGTAGGTGAACGGCCCCAGCGGCCCGTCGCCCACATAGGTGCCATTGCCGTAGACGTTGTACTCGGTCCCCGGTGCGCCGTACTGCAGGTAGTAGCGCCCACCGTGCCGGGTCATCCAGGCGCCCTCCAGGTAGTTGCCGATCGGCTTGCCGTCGGGAAAGCGCGCGCCGTGATGATCGGGGCCGAAACGTTCCCAGCCATGTCGGTCCGGCTGCAGGGTCAGCAGCGGCTTGGGCTTGCCGCGGTAGGACCAGCGTCCCGGCGCGCGGTCCAGCGCAATGCCGTAGAGGGGATAGACATCCGACGAACCCCAGTACAGGTACCACTGGCCGTCGTCATCGATGAACAGGTCCGGGTCCCACGGACCGGACGGGATCATGCCCTTGGGCACCTGATCGTCCAGGTTGGCCTTGACCGCATCTGGCAGCGGCGGCAGCACGCGGGTCAAAAAGTCCAGCCGCCCGCTGCCCGGATCCGTGCTTTCCAGCACCGGACGCGGCGCGTAGGCCGACTGCATCAGCACCAGGCGCTGGCCATCGGAGACCGCCGCCGGCGCAACCACCGGCTCGAAGGACCAGCGGCTGGGCGCGATGAACGTCCAGTCCAGCAGGTTGGCCGAACGCCAATAGCCCTCGGCAATGGTCAGGAACAGGTAATAGGCCCCGTCGTGGCGCACGATCACCGGATCGGCGCCGGTGCGGTAGCTCACCGCATCATTGAGGTGCTCGAAGTTGTAGCGATAGTCCACATCGACCGGATTGGCGTAACTGCGCCGCGTCTCCTGCGCCTGCGCGGTACAGGCCGCCGTGCAGGCCAGCAGGGCAAAGACCGCGTGCGCTGCGCGGACGAATCGGCGGGGACGGGACATGCAGCAGATCCGGGGGCGAACGGGCGCCCATGGTGCCGCCACGTTGTAACCGATGCCTTCCGCGTCGCAGCATCTGGCGTCGAGTCAGCCAGGCGCGCCCGCATGCGGCCCTGAGCCACTCATCCCTCGGGCACCGCCCGTTGGCATCGTGCCAAGCCGGGCAGGACATGCGCAGGTGCGTGCGTGGTGGTTGGAACTGGGGGGCCGAACGCAGCGCGCGCGTTCGGCGCTGCCCGCATCTGCACCTGTTCAAAATCAGATGCCCGCGCGGAGCGGGCATCTGCCGGCGCAAAGTAGCGCGCCGAAACGTTTCGCCGCATGTCGTCACATGGCACGGCGTCGCAGCAGACTAGTGCACCCAACCCGACTGCCAGCCAAACGGGCGCTCACATCGGGCAGAAATAAGCCCGCGCGGCGGCGGGCTCTTCCAGGCTGACGCGGGCACGGGACTTCAGAGTTCGATCACGTCGAAGCGCACGTCTGGGTTCACCTCGGCGTCGTAGTCCACGTCATCACGCTCGAAGCCGAACAGCTTGAGGAACTCGTGCTTGTAGCTGGCGTAGTCGGTCAGCTGGAACAGGTTTTCGGTGGTGACCTGCGGCCAGATCGCCTTGGCAGGGTCCTGCACTTCGGGCTTGAGCTCCCAGTCGTCCAGGCGCAGACGATGCTCCTCGTCGACTTCGGCCGGCGCGCCATCGGCGCGGTACATGCGCTCGCGGAACAGGCGGTCCAGCTGCTCGATGGTGCCTTCGTGCAGACCGAGTTCCTTCATCACCTTGAAGGCGATGGCGATGTACAGCGGCAGCACCGGGATGGCGGCGCTGGCCTGGGTCACTACCGACTTGAGCACCGCCACATTGGCGCCGCCGCCGGTGGCGGCAAGCTGGGCATCCAGACGACGCGCGGTGGCGTCCAGATCGGCCTTGGCCTTGCCCAGTGCGCCGTGCCAGTAGATCGGCCAGGTGATCTCGGTGCCGATGTAGCTGAAGGCCACCGTCCTGGCGGCCGGGGCCAGCACGCCGGCCTGGCTGAGCGCGTCGATCCACAGCTGCCAGTCCTGGCCGCCCATCACGGTGATGGTGTCCTCGATTTCCTGCTCGGTGGCCGGCTCCAGCGTGGCCTGGATCACCTGGTCCTTGTTGGTGTCGATGGCGCTGGAGGTGTAGGGCGCGCCGATCGGCTTGAGCGCCGAGCGCTTGAGCTCACCGGTGGACGGCAGCTTGCGCACCGGCGAGGCCAGCGAATAGACCACTAGGTCGACCTGGCCGCCCATCTCGGTCTTGATCAGCTCGATGACCTTGGCCCGCGCCTCGTCGGAGAACGCATCGCCATTGATCGAGCGGCTATACAGCCCTTCGGCCTTGGCGAACTTGTCGAAGGCCGCGGCGTTGTACCAGCCGGCGGTGCCGGCCTTCTTCTCGCTGCCGGGCTTTTCGAAGAACACCCCGAGCGTGTCGGCGCCGAAGCCGAAGGCGGCGGAGATGCGCGCGGCCAGGCCGTAGCCGCTGGAGGCGCCGATGACCAGCACCTTCTTGGGGCCATCGGTGCGCACGCCCAGGGCGCGGGTGGCGGCGATCTGGTCGCGGACATTCAGTTCACACCCGAGCGGATGGGTGGTGGTGCAGATGAATCCGCGGACCTTGGGATGGATGATCAAGACGATGCCTCTTGGAAGAACGTTGCGCGCGGCATCTTAATCCCCGCGCCGCCATACGACCACGTGCGCAGGCGTATGGCATCTGGCTTGGGAACGCTGCAGGCCGGCTGCCTAGCGCCGCGATGCGGTTGCCGTGCACACCGCCAGCCCGGCCAGGACGGCGCCCGTGAGTCAGCGCTGCCAGGGGGGGCGCTGGGCCATAAACACGGCGATGCTGCCGGCCAACATCACGAGCACCGCGTCGAACGCCGCGCGGAGCGCGATCCGGGTCAGGCCCAGCACCAGCGACTGGGTCAGGACCGTGCCCAGGGCGATCAGGGCGAGGCGAGCAGGTGGCTGGCTTCGGGCATGGCGACATGCTCCCTGTGGAGGCGGGGAGGGCGATGGCGAAAACGGCGCGGCCATGACGCGGGGCGACCGGGATCGCCCGTGCACAGCCCAGCGTCCAACCCGGCCGCCCCGACGTGCGAAGTCAGGGTCGGCGACATCGTCGGGTCAAGCGAATCTGATACCGTCCCGCCCCTTGTTTCCAGCCTGTTTCCGCCATGCCCCTGTCGCTGCGCCGCGTCCCTGCCTTCCTTGCTGTCTCCCTGGCCCTGGCCAGCTGTGCCACCACGCCCGCCGCCCGGGCACCGCTGGCCGACGGCGCCACCGCCCAGGTGGCGATCCTGGAGACCACCGATGTCCACTCCAACGTGCTGAGCTACGACTACTACAAGGCGCGGGAAGACGATTCGGTCGGCTACGAGCGCGTGGCCACGCTGATCCGCCAGGCGCGCGCAGAGTTCGCCAACAGCCTCCTGTTCGACGATGGCGACACCATCCAGGGCACGGTGCTGGCCGACTTCCAGGCCAAGGTGCAACCGGTCGGCTGCGACGAGGAGCTGGGCGTCTACAAGGCCTTCGACGCCATGGGCTACGACGGCGGCACCGCGGGCAACCATGAGTTCAATTACGGCCTGCATTTCCTGTCCCAGGTGACCGGCACGCCGATGAACGTCGACGGCGGCACCACCCAGCGCTGCAAAGGGCCGGACTATCCGCTGGTGCTGTCCAATGTGTTCAGCACCCGCGACAACCAGCCGATCTTCAAGCCCTGGGCCGTGGTGACCAAGAACATCGTCGTCACCGGGGCCGACGGCAAGCCGCAGGTGGTGCCGTTGAAGGTGGGCATCATCGGCTTCACCCCGCCGCCGATCCTGGCCTGGGACAAGCAGAACCTCGAGGGCAAGGTCACCGTCACCGGCCCGGTCGAGGCGGCCAGGCGCTATCTGCCCGAGCTTCAGGCGCAGCATCCGGACATCGTGGTCGGCATCCTGCACGGCGGGCTCAACGCCGCGCCGTACACGCCGGACATGGAGAACGGCGGCTGGCACCTGGCCGGGGTGGACGGCATTGACGTGCTGCTGCTGGGCCACTCGCATACCGAGTTCCCGGGGCCGCGCTACAAGGATCTGCCCGACACCGATGCCACGCGCGGTTTCGTGCGCGGCAAGCCGGCGGTGATGGGCGGCTTCTTCGGCAAGGACCTGGGCGTGATCGACCTGCACCTGGTGCGCAGGGACGGCCGCTGGACCATCGACCCGGCCACCACCCACAGCGAGGTGCGGCCGATCTGCAAGGGCAAGGGCGACTGCGTACCGGCCGACCCGGCCATCGCCCCGCTGGTGGCCCAGGCACACGCCGCCGCACAGGCCTACGTCAACACGCCGATCGGCAAGAGCGATGTGCACTTCACCAGCTACTTCGTCGACGAGGGCAACAGCTCCGCGCTGGCCGTGGTCAACGCCGCCCAGCGCGACTACGTGCAGCGCGCGCTGCCGGCGCTGCATCCGGAGCTGGCGGGCGTGCCGGTGCTGTCGGCGGCCGCGCCGTTCCGCACCGGCTTCGGCGGACCGGACGATTACACCGACGTGCCGGCCGGCACGCTGACCCTGCGCAGCGCCGCGGACCTGTACTTCTTCCCCAATACGCTGAGCGCGGTGAAGGTGGACGGCGCCGGGCTCAAGGCCTGGCTGGAGCAGTCGGCCGAGCGTTACAACCGCATCGATCCATCCAAGCCGGATCCGCAGCCGCTGATCAACGCCCGCCACGTGGCCTTCAATGCCGACCAGATCCAGGGCGATCTGTCCTACACGATCGACCTGACCCGGCCAGCCGGGCAGCGCATCACCGACCTGCGCTACCAGGGCAAGCCGGTGCGCCCGGACCAGCCCTTCATCGTGGCCACCAACAACTACCGCGCCAGCGGCGGCGGCAATTTCCCTGGCCTGGACGGCAGCAACGTGGTGCTGGCCGCGCCGGACGGCAACCGCGAGATCCTCGCCGCCTGGCTGAAGACCAAGGGCACGGTCACCCAGGCCGACCTTGAACCGACGTCCTGGCACTTCGCCCCGATCAAGTCTGCCGGCCCGCTGACCTTTGACTGCCCGGCCGGCAAGCTGGACATCGCCAAGGCCCAGCACCTGCCGCCGATCCGTATGCTCAAGGACAACGGCGACGGCACGGCGGTATGCGCGATCGAGCTGTCTAAAAGGTGATACAAGCCGGATAGGCAACCATGCGCATCCCTCACCTGCAAAGGACATGCATGCATGATCAATGGCATCGGCTTCTGCGTGATCTATCGGGCGCGCGTGCGTCCTGAGCTTGACTCGAGTTACATCGCCGCATGGTCCCGGTTGACCCTGCGGCTGCGCGAGCAGCGCGGGGCCCTGGGATCGCGTCTCCATCGAGGTGCCGACGGTATCTTTTATGCCTACGCGCAATGGGAAAGCGCGCAAGCACGCGCCCATGCCTTCAGCCTGCCATCGTTGGATCCCGTGGCGAGTCAGCAGATGGCGGAGGCCATCATCGAATCGCTTCCCGAGATCGTGCTGGATCCGATCCTCGATCATCTGCTGACGCCTGGTGAGGCGTCGATGTCCGCGTCACACTGAGCGCGTCACTGGCCTTTCCACAACCCTCGGGGGAGTGTCTTGATCCATTCCTGTCTCGTGCGTTGCCTGCTCCTCCTCGTGCTAGCGACAACCTCTGTGGCTGTGCTCGCCCAAGATCCAGACAGCGGCGCCCGTCACGTCAAGGGGTTCGACCTCCCAGCCTCCGCATATCTGAGTGCCCAGGCAAGGAAGAAAGTCATCGCGGACGCCAACAGCGTCGACCCGCTGGCGTCCATGGACAACGCGGCGCTTGTTCGCAGTCTTCAACACCTCAGAGAGGGGACCGATGCCTGGGCGAAGGGCGAAGTGGCCAAGCTCCGTGCGCGTCATGCGGTCGAGATTTCCCATGAGCAATGGGGTGGTGTCCCCGTGGTGCTGGTGGAGCCCAAAGGCGCGAAGGGCGCGCGCGGCGCACAGCTGCTGATCGAGTTGCACGGCGGGGGGTTCGTCCTGGGGCGCGCGGAGTCGATGGGGCTGCTGGATGCGATTCCTGTCGCGGCGGCTTCCGGCATGACGGTGGCCGCCGTCGAATATCGGCAAGGCCCGGAATCCCACTTTCCCGCCGCTACTGACGATGTCCTGCGCGTCTATCGCGCGGCACTGGAACGTCTGCCGCCCAGTCGTATCGGGCTCTTCGGCTGCTCATCCGGAGGCGTGCTGACGGCCGAGGTACTGGCCCGTATCGCCGTGGAGTCGCTGCCCATGCCGGGCGCGGCAGGTGTGTTCTGCGCGGGCGGCGATGCGCGCTACGGCGGAGACTCCCGGTTCATCTCCGCCGCCATCAATGGGCTTGCGCCACCGCCATCCCAGGCCCGCACCGAGATCATGGAAGACCTTTACTACGGCGATGTCGACTTCCGGGACCCGCTGGTCTCGCCGGCCTTTTCAGACGATGTGCTTCGCCATTTCCCGCCGACACTGTTCGTGACCGCCACGCGTGCGCCGGAATTGAGCAGTGCGGTGTACATGCATGGGCGCCTGACGCGCCTGGGCCGCGGGCCACAGCTGAATGTCTGGGACGGACTGGGACACGCGTTCTACCTGGACGCGGACCTGCCCGAGAGCCGGGAGGCGTTCGAGGTGATCGCAGGTTTCTTCCGCGATCACCTCGTGCCGGCGACGCCAGACGCAGCGCAGCAACACTTCCCCGCTGCTTCGTAACCGTCAGTCCTTCGCCAACACCGCGTTGCGCCGGCCGTACAGCACGTACGCCACCAGGCCGACGACGTTCCAGATGCCGAAGTACAGCTGGGTGCGGCTGGGCAGGCTGAAGAACAGATACAGGCAGCCGAGGATCGCAACCGGGCCGACGATCCACGCCAGCGGGGTGCGGAAGGTGCGGGGGCGGTTGGGCTCGCGCTTGCGCAGCACCAGCATGCACGCGGCCACGGCGGTGAAGGCGGCCAGGGTGCCGGCGTTGGCCAGCGCGGCGATCTCGTCCAGGCGGGCGATGCCGGCCAGGGCGGCGACCAGCACCGCGGTGAAGGCGGTGGTGGCGATCGGGGTGCCGGTGCGTGCGCTGACCTTGGACAGCCCGCGTGGCAGCAGGCCGTCGCGCGACATCACGAAGAAGATGCGGCTCTGTCCGTACAGGAAGGCCAGCAGCACCGTGGGCAGCGCGATCACCGCCGCCGCGCCGATGGCCTTGGCGGCCGCGCCCTGGCCCAGTTCGCGCATGATCAGCGCCAGCGGCTCGGGGCTGTGGCCAAACACGGTGTAGCTCATCGCACCCACCGCGGCCAGCGCCACCAGCACGTAGATCACGGTGCAGCCGATCATCGAGCCGACGATGCCGATGGCCAGGTCGCGCTCGGGCTTCTTGGTTTCCTCGGCGGCGGTGGAGATCGCATCGAAGCCGTAGAAGGCGAAGAAGATGATCGCCGCCGCGGCCATGACCCCGTGCTCCACGCCATCTGCGCCCACGGACTTGGCGAAGCCGTAGGGCATGAACGGCTGCATGTGCGCACTGTCGAAATGCGGCAGGGCCACGGCCACGAAGATGCTCAGCGCGATGATCTTGACCACCACCAGGATGGCGTTGAGCGTGGCGCTCTCCTTGGTCCCGGCCATCAGCAGGCCGGCCACCACGAAGGTGATCAGCACCGCCGGCAGGTTGAGCACGCCACCGGCATGCGGGCCGGCGGTCAGCGCATGTGGCAGGTGCACGCCCCAGCCTTCCAGGAAGCCCACCGCGTAGCCCGACCAGCCTACGGCCACGGTGGAGACCACCAGCGAGTACTCCAGGATCAGGCTCCAGCCCACGATCCAGGCGATCGTCTCGCCCAGCGCGGTGTAGCTGTAGGTGTAGGCGCTGCCGGCGGCCGGCATCATCGTGGACATCTCGGCGTAGGCCAGCGCCGCGCAGGCGCAGACGATGCCCGCCGCCAGGAAGGAGATCAGCACCGCCGGTCCTGCCAGGTTGGCGCCCACACCGATCAGCGTGTAGATGCCGGTGCCGACGATGGCGCCGATCCCCAGCGCGATCAGGTGCGGCCAGCTCAGGGTGCGCTTGAGCTGGCGTCCGGCCTCGTGGACGGTGACGGTGTTGATGTCTTTACGGCGCAGCCAGGCGGACATGCGGGCCCCTTTGGAAACACGGAAAGTCCCCCAGTGTGGCCGAATCGGCCCGCGGCTTGCACCCCGCCGGGCCTGCGGCCGCGCAAGCCCGGGGCTGGGGGCACGCGCGAAACGCCGCGCTCACCGCGTTCCAGCGCGTCGCGCAGCGGTGGCCGCCTCGCTTGCGCAGGGATACACGAAACATATACGATTCATATATACCGAGCGTGTGGAGGTTTGCCGATGGGCATCGTCAACATCGATGACGAATTGCACGATCAGCTGCGTCGCGCCTGCAAGGTCAGCAGCCGCTCGATCAACGCGCAGGCCAACTTCTGGATCAAGGTCGGGATGCTGTGCGAACTGCATCCGGAGCTGAGCTTCCAGCAGATCGTCGCCAGTGAGCTGCGTGCCGCCGGCGTGCAGCCGCAAGCGCTGCGCAGCGGGCGCGCGTGATCAAGAGCACAGAGGAACTGGCGCGGATGGCCCGCGCCGGCGCGCTGCTGGCGCAGGTCTTCGACGCGCTGGGCCAACAGCGGCTGGAAGGCCGCAGCACGATGGAGCTCAACGACTTTGTCGAGCGCATGATCGTCGACGAACTGCATGCTCGGCCGGCCAGCAAGGGGCAGTACGGGTTCCCCTACGTGCTCAATGCCTCCATCGACGATGTGGTCTGCCACGGCGTGCCCGCGCACGAGGATGTGCTGCGCAGCGGGCAGATCGTCAATCTCGACATCACCCTGGAGAAGGATGGCTACCTCGCCGATTCCAGCACCACCTATCTGGTGGGCGAGGTGAGCTACCAGGCGCGGCGGCTGGTGTCAGCGGCCTACCAGGCCATGTGGAAAGGCATTGCCGCCGTGCGGCCGGGTGCGCGGTTGGGCGACATCGGCCATGCCATCGCCCATGAGGCGCGCGGACAGGGCTACAGCGTGGTGCGCGAGTATTGCGGTCACGGCATCGGCCGGGAGATGCATGAAGATCCGCAGATCC is part of the Pseudoxanthomonas sp. JBR18 genome and encodes:
- a CDS encoding haloacid dehalogenase type II — translated: MQLTDFKALTFDCYGTLIDWESGMIEGLAALTAKASRAGLQLGRDQILQAHARHESTLQRDTPAKRYCDLLAVVYKRLADEWGVAVSVDECEHYGRSVRHWPAFPDSAEALQYLKKHYKLVILSNVDNRSFSHSNEKLQVQFDAIYTAEDIGSYKPSPRNFAYMLESLAELGLGKQDILHTAESLYHDHQPANAHGLASCWIYRRHAQQGYGATMDPGIKPKTDFCFHSMADLVKAHQRALR
- a CDS encoding winged helix-turn-helix transcriptional regulator, encoding MDKPPKLDRIDINILAELQRNGRVTNADLAERVGLSASPCLARVKRLERAGYIAGYGARLDLAKLFRVQVVYTSVTLVNHRREDFDKFEHGLRSIDELNECHLVSGGFDYLLKFVVRDVAHYQELIETLLDRNIGISKYFSYIVIKSPIVKVDVSMKSLV
- a CDS encoding family 43 glycosylhydrolase; this translates as MSRPRRFVRAAHAVFALLACTAACTAQAQETRRSYANPVDVDYRYNFEHLNDAVSYRTGADPVIVRHDGAYYLFLTIAEGYWRSANLLDWTFIAPSRWSFEPVVAPAAVSDGQRLVLMQSAYAPRPVLESTDPGSGRLDFLTRVLPPLPDAVKANLDDQVPKGMIPSGPWDPDLFIDDDGQWYLYWGSSDVYPLYGIALDRAPGRWSYRGKPKPLLTLQPDRHGWERFGPDHHGARFPDGKPIGNYLEGAWMTRHGGRYYLQYGAPGTEYNVYGNGTYVGDGPLGPFTYAEYNPIAYKPGGFVVGAGHGSTFEDAHGNWWNTGTSWIGVNGTFERRIGMYPARFYDDGQMAVSTRFGDFPHWMPTNKVDDPEALFTGWMLLSWRKPALASSTLGEFQAGRATDEDARTFWVAGRTETGQTLRVDLGAEMTVRAVQVNFADYQAGRYVDAPDIYTSFELQQSHDGTHWAPLARIDDAPATRRDRPNAYLQLDTPVRTRYVRYVHGHIGGAHLAISGLRVFGNADGPPPAAPTGITATRHDDRRDATIAWTPVPGAIGYNVRWGVRPDRLTLSYQIFTDHGTTLELRALNVQPGYSVSVEAFNEAGVSPLGRVVSMP
- the fabV gene encoding enoyl-ACP reductase FabV, with translation MIIHPKVRGFICTTTHPLGCELNVRDQIAATRALGVRTDGPKKVLVIGASSGYGLAARISAAFGFGADTLGVFFEKPGSEKKAGTAGWYNAAAFDKFAKAEGLYSRSINGDAFSDEARAKVIELIKTEMGGQVDLVVYSLASPVRKLPSTGELKRSALKPIGAPYTSSAIDTNKDQVIQATLEPATEQEIEDTITVMGGQDWQLWIDALSQAGVLAPAARTVAFSYIGTEITWPIYWHGALGKAKADLDATARRLDAQLAATGGGANVAVLKSVVTQASAAIPVLPLYIAIAFKVMKELGLHEGTIEQLDRLFRERMYRADGAPAEVDEEHRLRLDDWELKPEVQDPAKAIWPQVTTENLFQLTDYASYKHEFLKLFGFERDDVDYDAEVNPDVRFDVIEL
- a CDS encoding bifunctional 2',3'-cyclic-nucleotide 2'-phosphodiesterase/3'-nucleotidase, with the protein product MPLSLRRVPAFLAVSLALASCATTPAARAPLADGATAQVAILETTDVHSNVLSYDYYKAREDDSVGYERVATLIRQARAEFANSLLFDDGDTIQGTVLADFQAKVQPVGCDEELGVYKAFDAMGYDGGTAGNHEFNYGLHFLSQVTGTPMNVDGGTTQRCKGPDYPLVLSNVFSTRDNQPIFKPWAVVTKNIVVTGADGKPQVVPLKVGIIGFTPPPILAWDKQNLEGKVTVTGPVEAARRYLPELQAQHPDIVVGILHGGLNAAPYTPDMENGGWHLAGVDGIDVLLLGHSHTEFPGPRYKDLPDTDATRGFVRGKPAVMGGFFGKDLGVIDLHLVRRDGRWTIDPATTHSEVRPICKGKGDCVPADPAIAPLVAQAHAAAQAYVNTPIGKSDVHFTSYFVDEGNSSALAVVNAAQRDYVQRALPALHPELAGVPVLSAAAPFRTGFGGPDDYTDVPAGTLTLRSAADLYFFPNTLSAVKVDGAGLKAWLEQSAERYNRIDPSKPDPQPLINARHVAFNADQIQGDLSYTIDLTRPAGQRITDLRYQGKPVRPDQPFIVATNNYRASGGGNFPGLDGSNVVLAAPDGNREILAAWLKTKGTVTQADLEPTSWHFAPIKSAGPLTFDCPAGKLDIAKAQHLPPIRMLKDNGDGTAVCAIELSKR
- a CDS encoding antibiotic biosynthesis monooxygenase, coding for MINGIGFCVIYRARVRPELDSSYIAAWSRLTLRLREQRGALGSRLHRGADGIFYAYAQWESAQARAHAFSLPSLDPVASQQMAEAIIESLPEIVLDPILDHLLTPGEASMSASH
- a CDS encoding alpha/beta hydrolase fold domain-containing protein produces the protein MLAQDPDSGARHVKGFDLPASAYLSAQARKKVIADANSVDPLASMDNAALVRSLQHLREGTDAWAKGEVAKLRARHAVEISHEQWGGVPVVLVEPKGAKGARGAQLLIELHGGGFVLGRAESMGLLDAIPVAAASGMTVAAVEYRQGPESHFPAATDDVLRVYRAALERLPPSRIGLFGCSSGGVLTAEVLARIAVESLPMPGAAGVFCAGGDARYGGDSRFISAAINGLAPPPSQARTEIMEDLYYGDVDFRDPLVSPAFSDDVLRHFPPTLFVTATRAPELSSAVYMHGRLTRLGRGPQLNVWDGLGHAFYLDADLPESREAFEVIAGFFRDHLVPATPDAAQQHFPAAS
- a CDS encoding amino acid permease, with the translated sequence MSAWLRRKDINTVTVHEAGRQLKRTLSWPHLIALGIGAIVGTGIYTLIGVGANLAGPAVLISFLAAGIVCACAALAYAEMSTMMPAAGSAYTYSYTALGETIAWIVGWSLILEYSLVVSTVAVGWSGYAVGFLEGWGVHLPHALTAGPHAGGVLNLPAVLITFVVAGLLMAGTKESATLNAILVVVKIIALSIFVAVALPHFDSAHMQPFMPYGFAKSVGADGVEHGVMAAAAIIFFAFYGFDAISTAAEETKKPERDLAIGIVGSMIGCTVIYVLVALAAVGAMSYTVFGHSPEPLALIMRELGQGAAAKAIGAAAVIALPTVLLAFLYGQSRIFFVMSRDGLLPRGLSKVSARTGTPIATTAFTAVLVAALAGIARLDEIAALANAGTLAAFTAVAACMLVLRKREPNRPRTFRTPLAWIVGPVAILGCLYLFFSLPSRTQLYFGIWNVVGLVAYVLYGRRNAVLAKD
- a CDS encoding ParD-like family protein gives rise to the protein MGIVNIDDELHDQLRRACKVSSRSINAQANFWIKVGMLCELHPELSFQQIVASELRAAGVQPQALRSGRA
- the map gene encoding type I methionyl aminopeptidase, which translates into the protein MIKSTEELARMARAGALLAQVFDALGQQRLEGRSTMELNDFVERMIVDELHARPASKGQYGFPYVLNASIDDVVCHGVPAHEDVLRSGQIVNLDITLEKDGYLADSSTTYLVGEVSYQARRLVSAAYQAMWKGIAAVRPGARLGDIGHAIAHEARGQGYSVVREYCGHGIGREMHEDPQILHHGRPGTGLVLEEGMTFTIEPMLNQGRAAIRSKPEQWPVYTRDGKLSAQFEHTVAVTRTGVDVLTLRPGERPLCALG